One window of the Chryseobacterium sp. CY350 genome contains the following:
- a CDS encoding HupE/UreJ family protein yields the protein MQDFLFYLKLGWEHIISLDALDHQLFVLALIAIYSFKEWKKILILVTAFTIGHSVTLALSILDIVRLPSDWIEFLIPLTIVLTAFGNILMKNKKQTQDKTHYYLALFFGLIHGLGFANTARVMIAKSQSIAVPLLGFNIGLELGQIVIVFAILIVLFILLNLFKVNKKDWILFVSSGVFALSLKMTLERIPF from the coding sequence ATGCAGGACTTTTTATTTTACTTAAAACTCGGTTGGGAACATATTATTTCGTTGGATGCGCTAGATCATCAGCTTTTTGTTTTGGCATTGATTGCCATTTATTCATTTAAAGAATGGAAAAAAATTCTGATTTTGGTAACCGCATTTACCATCGGACATTCCGTTACTTTAGCATTAAGTATTTTAGATATTGTAAGATTGCCGTCCGATTGGATTGAATTTTTGATTCCGCTGACGATTGTTTTGACGGCTTTTGGAAATATTTTAATGAAAAATAAAAAACAGACGCAGGATAAAACGCATTACTACCTTGCCTTATTTTTCGGACTGATTCACGGGCTGGGTTTCGCCAATACAGCAAGAGTAATGATCGCAAAAAGCCAGAGTATCGCTGTTCCGCTTTTGGGTTTTAATATAGGATTAGAATTGGGACAAATCGTGATTGTTTTTGCAATTTTGATTGTTCTTTTTATTTTACTAAATTTATTCAAAGTCAATAAAAAAGACTGGATTTTATTTGTTTCTTCAGGAGTTTTCGCTTTATCATTAAAAATGACTTTGGAAAGAATTCCTTTTTAA